The nucleotide sequence AACCGAAAAACCCTTGCACAAATACCTCTTGTTTTTTATGCAAATATAAACAGATCAATATTTTGGGCGTTTTTCAGCGCGCCCTAATTTATAGATTTACATGTTGTAGAGCAATGGGATAACAATGGTTGCTAGTATCCAAAACATTAAGTTGAGCCCAATGCCAACTTTGGTAAAGTCTGAAAACTTGTAACCACCCACCCCATAAATCATGGTATTGGTTTGATACCCTACCGGTGTCATAAAACTCGCCGAAGCAGCCAGCGTCACAGCTATTAGAAAAGGCATGGCAGACATTTCTAAATGGTGTGCTGTTGAAATGGCTATTGGAGCTATCAGTGCGGCACTGGCGTTGTTGGACATGATTTCAGTGAGCAGTGACGTAAGGAGGTAGAGGGCGGATAGTATGGCAATGGGGCCTAAAAAGCCTACCGATTCTACTACCGTACCTGCAACTATCGTTGACAGACCCGTTTTTTCCATGGCTAGCCCCAAGCTTAAAGCCCCTGCTAAAAGTACGATTACCTTCCAGTCTACCACATCATAAATCTCCTTCACGGGAATACATCCTGTTATTACAATAATGGCGGCTGCTATTAAGGTGCCTCCTAGAACATGCATAATATTGAAGCTAGAAAGAAGGACTATGCCTAGTAAACAGCCAGCAATGATGGAAAAGTTTTTCCAGTTTACTGAGTTTGTTTTATGTTCCGTCAGCAACAGGAATGGTTGGTTTTGCTGAAACTCTTCCTCTTTTAATTTGTCAAGCCTATTGTTTTTGATTTCTACCAGTACAATATCACCAGCCCTGAGCTTGGTATCCATTAGCCGATCGTGAAGAATATCCTCTCTATGCTTTATAGCCAAAGGAATAGCCCGGTACCGCTGCCTAAAGTTAACCTCCTGCATCGTTTTGCTTTCAAACCTGGAGTTGGAAGTGATGATCAGTTCAACCAGGGATGTATCTTTTGAAGCAAAATGGTAGTTGCTTACTTTGATAGGAGGGTGCAGTTTGATTTTTAATTTATCTTTTAGTTTTTGAAGCCTTTCCACATTGCTTCTCACCTTTAAAATGTCGCCAGACTTTAAGATAAAGTCTCCAGACGGGAGGGAGAATACATCTTCTCCGCGTATTACCTCCAAAATGTCCATTTCATACTCAGTCACAAGAGGTGCCTCTCTGATCCTTTTGTTGGACGAGCGGGCGTCTTCAAAAAGCTCTATTTCGATAATGTAGTCCCGTAAGTGGTAGTTGTTGCTGTCAGAATCTTTTCTGTCCGGTAAAAGCTTTCTGCCGGCAAACATCATATAGAGCATGCCTGCAAATAGTAAAGTGACACCGGCAGGTGCTAAAGTAAACATTGTAAAGCCCTCTTCGCCATGTTGCCTGGCAACGCCATCTACTAAAATATTGGTAGATGAACCTATCAAGGTGCACATGCCTCCAAAAATAGAGGCAAAAGACAAAGGTATCAGCAGTTTGCTCGATGAAATTTTAGCTTCTTTGGCGGTTTGGATTAATATAGGGATAAATAAAGCAACGACAGGCGTATTGTTAATGAAAGCCGAAACCCCAGCTATAAACAACATCATAGTCATAAGGCCAATGGTATAGTTTTTTTTGAACATGCGGGCAAAAAAAACGCCTACTTGAGTGAGCGCACCTGTTTTCAATAAGGCTGCACTCAAAATAAACATAAACAAAACTGTTACTGTTGCCCTATTGCTAAAGCCTTCAATAGCCTCTGCTGGTGATAAAACCCCTGTAGCTACCAGTGAAGACATAATAAGAAGGGCTATTACATCGACACGAATGATTTCGCTGATAAAAAGTATTAAAGCTCCTGCTATAATGACCGCAAGAATAATGGCATCCATAAAACCTAGGTTATTTGGCAAATATCATGAACGTGACTAATATATTAAAATGATAGAGTAAATATATTTTATAAAAATGTTAGATATGGCCTGCTGAAAAAGTCATAAGTGTGTGTAGCTACAAGCCATGCTTTGTGGAGGAGAGGGGGAAAACACTGATAAAACAAAAAAGCCTAACAAATTAACTTTGCTAGGCTTTTTGCGGTCCGGACGGGACTCGAACCCGCGACCCCATGCGTGACAGGCATGTATTCTAACCAACTGAACTACCGGACCAATAAGTATAATATTTATGAATATTTTTTACCATCAGACGTTTTCTGAAAGTGTATTTTTCTCTTTTCGAGATGTTGGCGGTCCGGACGGGACTCGAACCCGCGACCCCATGCGTGACAGGCATGTATTCTAACCAACTGAACTACCGGACCAACTTTTTTATTAGCAACTTGAAATACGACTCTTGATTTTACTCAAGATATCATGTTAAATCAAGCTATTAAATACTTCTTAGAACTGTTTTCGGATACTTTTGTTCCGAATTGCTCTGCAAAAGTAGACGGGTTTTTTATTATTTGCAAATACTAATAAGTATTTTTTTTGTGTATTTTTCTAACCATTTGCAAAACATGTGGTTAGTTATGGTCAGACTGGTGTTTTTTACTACTTTCGATAGATTTATTTGAGGATTTATTGGATTTTTATTTTATGAAAATTTTTAATTCATAAATTTGTGGTGAAAGAGCATATTCAATCTGGTAAAATGATATATCTTGATTTCGAAAAACCAATTGCTGAGTTAGAAGCAAAATTGTTTGATATGAAGCAGCTTGCTGAAGATAACAATGTAGATGTAGAAAGTGCAGTTAAATCGCTTGAAGAAAAAATAAATAGCTTGAAAAAGGACACTTATGAGAATTTGACCCGTTGGCAAAGGGTACAACTTTCTAGACATCCTGACCGCCCTTATACCTTAGATTATATCTATGACATCACTGATAAGTTTATTGAGTTACATGGCGATAGGTGTGTCAAAGATGACAAAGCCATGGTTGGCGGTATAGGTGAAGTAGGTGGACAAACAGTGATGTTGATCGGTCAGCAAAAAGGAAGGAATACCAAACAAAGGCAAATGCGTAATTTTGGTATGGCTAACCCTGATGGATATAGGAAAGCCCTTCGTTTGATGAAGATTGCAGAAAAGTTTCAGATCCCCATTGTTACTTTTATTGATACCCCAGGCGCATTTCCAGGATTGGAAGCTGAAGAACGCGGTCAAGGTGAGGCTATTGCCAGAAACCTGAAAGAGATGTTTATGCTGACGGTGCCTGTTATTTGCATCATTATTGGTGAAGGCGCTTCTGGAGGTGCTTTAGGCATTGCTATCGGTGACAAAGTGCTTATGTTGGAAAATACATGGTACTCTGTTATTTCGCCGGAGTCTTGCTCATCTATTTTGTGGAGAAGTTGGGACTATAAAGAGCAGGCAGCAGAGGCTTTAAAACTTACTGCAAACGATATGCTGAAAGCCGGCCTTATCGATGGGATTATCAAAGAGCCATTAGGTGGTGCCCATACCGATGTTGCAGGTATGTCACATAAGATGAGGCAAGTTGTCTTGGATAATATTAAAGAGTTAAGCGCTCTTTCCCCTGAAGAAAGAATCAATAACCGTATTGAGAAGTTTGGCTCAATGGGAGTATTTGTAGAATAGTATTGAGTGGAGCTGTTTGTCATAAATACCGGTTTCTTTAAACTTGATGGTGGTGCCATGTTTGGTGTGGTGCCCAAATCTTTGTGGAATCGGTTTAACCCGGCAGACGAAAATAACTTGTGTACATGGGCCATGCGTTGCCTTCTTCTTAAAGAGGGCAACAGGCTTATGCTGATAGATACTGGTCTTGGAGATAAACAAGACGAAAAATTTTTTAGCCATTATTATATTTCTGGTGATTCACTAGAAACCTCCCTAGGCAATGCTGGCTTTCATCCTGACGACATAACGGATGTTTTTTTAACCCATCTCCACTTTGACCATGTGGGCGGTGCTACCATGTACGATAAAGATAAAACTTCAATCGTGCCTAGGTTTAAAAATGCTACCTATTGGTCTAATGAAGCACATTGGAATTGGGCCAAATACCCGAATGCCCGTGAAAAAGCAAGTTTTCTAAAAGAAAACCTGGAACCATTAGAGAAAAGTGGACAATTAAAGTTTTTGAAGAAAGGGGAAACTCCTTGGGAAGGTATGGAGATTCTTTATGTTGATGGACATACAGAACAGCAAATGCTTCCTATTATCCACTATAAAGGAAAAGTTTTGGCCTATGTAGCTGACCTATTACCTTCATTAGGTCATATACCGCTTCCGTGGATAATGAGTTATGATGTCAGGCCGCTTGAAACTTTGAAAGAGAAAAAAACGTTTTTAGATATAGCTGTAGAAAACAATTACATTGTTTTTTTCGAACACGACCCGGTACATGAATGCTGTACATTAAAAGTTACAGAAAAAGGTGTAAGGGCTGATAAGACATTTTCGCTTAAAGAAATTCTCTAATGACAAGAACAGGACTAGGTCTTTCTGGTGGGGGAGCACGTGGTGTTGCTCACCTAGGGGTTATTCAGGCACTTGAAGAGGTAGGTGTCAAGCCCACCCTCATATCAGGGGTTAGTTCCGGTGCTATTATAGGGACACTTTACGCCTGTGGGATGTCTCCTAAAGAAATTTTTGACACCTTAGTTAAAACCAACCTTTTTAGATATTTACGTCCAGCGTGGAGCAAGTTCGGTTTTCTTAACATGGAAAGGTTTATCAATATTTATGAAAAATATTTGCCTTGCACGGACTTTTCCCAATTAAAGACCAAACTAGTAATTTCTGCAACCGATATAGTAGAAGGAAAAACCGTTTTCTTCTCCGAAGGCCCTATACTAGAGCCGCTTTTGGCATCTACATGTATGCCCGTCCTTTTTGCGCCTATGCAATACAAAGGGCAATTGCTTATTGATGGTGGTGTGTTGAACAACTTGCCAGTAGAACCCTTGCTAGGGTACTGTGACTTTATTGTAGGTTCCCATTGCAATCCGACCAACCGCGATTTTCAAACGATGTCTATGAAGTCTATGGTGGAGCGCACTTTTCATCTGGCAGTTAAAATGAATGTTATTGACCGCATCAAGTACTGCGACCTCTTTATAGAACCTCTTGACTTGATCAATTATGGTATTTTTGAGATTTCAAAGGCTGAGGAAATCTATAAGATTGGATATGACTACACCATTAACATGCTGCGCTCTTCTAAAGATATACTTCAGAAATACAATTTTTAGACTGCTGCGACTTAAACCTTTTATGTGATATGAAGTTTTAGAGAAAAACTTTAGCACAATGAAGTCCGCATTCCTTTCTTTTTTATTTATAGTCACCTTTTATGAATTTGCCTGTGCCCAACGTGTTGCATTGGGCTTTCGGATAGGAGCTGCTTATAACATGTACCGCGGAAGCGATTGGATTGCTTTTCGGGATTTCGAAGGCGAAGGAGTCACTTCTACTAAAATAGGGCCTGCGGCAGGAATTTTTGTTAATAGCATGCTTTCCGAATTCTTCTGGATTAAGACTGATTTTATGTATATCAACAGAGGGTTCATTCATACAGTAGATCATATTCGGCTTCAGCAAAACGAACATTATATAGACGCATACCCTTTGAGCCCTACGTTTCACTTTCGTGGCTTTCAGTTTTTTGCAGGTCCTTCCATAAGTGCTTTTTTCTTCAACTCATACCAGAAATATGATAGCGATGCTGAAAAAGTAAAGACCGATAGAAGGCGAGATCCTCACAGAAGGCTATTAGAGTTTGGGTTAATGACTGGAATAGAGTATGAGACTGATTTCGGGCTGAATTTTGGACTGAGATATGTCCACCCGTTTACTTCTATGTATAACCGCATAAACGATATTTCAATACACTGGTATAACCAAAGCTTAATTTTGTCTGCAGGGTTTAGCATTGGTAGGGATAAGTGATGCTCAATGTTTATGAAAGGTGCTTGACGTTCAGTTTTTCAGTAGATAGGGGAGACCGAGGGGGTTGTTTAAAGTCATTAAAGCAATTCTATTTCTCTTTTTAAGTTCTGTATTGCTTGGGTTTCAAAGGTGTTGTAAAAATAGTCAGTTTTAAAAATTCTGTCTATTGTTAAAAAATGGTTTAATACTTTTTTGCGCGCAGAGTTGTAAACGAAATCTGGGAAAATGGAATATTCTTTTCTTACATTTTTGAAATACTGTGTGTATGTTTCCCAACTTTGTCCCAATATAGAAAGGTCGGCATCTGTAAAATAGTTTGTATCGCTATCAGTTGACTTGATGTGTGATTTAGATGCTAATATTTGCTTCTTACAAAGCTCTATGTTGATGTTAGGGACTGAAACTTGTCTCATCCTTTTTTCAGCGAGTGTAGCACTTTTTTCTTCATTATCTGATTTAAGTGCGTTATAAACTATGTCGTGGTAGTAGAGCGTAAATAGGATAGTTTCCCAATTTTGTATTTCTCTTTTAACTTTTGTCAATTGCTCTAAAAGGTTGCCAAGGTGATTTAAAGTGTGGTAATATCTTTTTTTGCTTGAGTGTTTTTCCTCGATTTCTACCCATAGTTTATCCACCAGACGGGTGTTGTCTGTATAGTTTGTTAAAAGTTCTATAAATGTTTCTTTTAGCACTGTCCGTTTTATGTCAATGTGTTGAATGTATTCCATCGTGCCTCTATGACCCATTAGGTAGGAGCTTTCAAGTCATAAGTTCAGACGGTCAACTGTTAAAATACTATATACTTTAGTACGCCGTCAGGTCCTCCGACGTTGACGGGTACAAACTTTAGTGAACGCAGGCAGGCCTACCTACGGAAGGTAAACCTACCTACGGCAGACATGGGTGCATTCTTCCATTTCTAGCTGGCAGAGCCGTCAACTTCATTACGTCTTGTTGTTCTTGATCTTTTCTATTTGTTCTTTTGTCAAGCCGGTAATTTTCATAATTACATCCAAAGACAAGCCTTCTTTAATTGCATTTTTTGCAACAACAATTTTTCCTTCCTCAATACCTTCTTCCTTAGCAGTATCCAAAGAGTTCTTTAGGTCACGATAATATTTTAAGCTGTCTTCATATGACTGTATTTGGGCAGGAGTGAATTTTGCTATCTCTGCTGTTTCAAAGAGCTTTTCAAAAATATGTTCCCGCAGCTTGTCTGGTATCCTGTCAAGTTTGTTCAGGTTCCTTAATACGAATAGCCATTTGTCAAATCTTGTTTCAAGTTCATCAATGGTTTTGTTGAACTTTGGCATTTCAAGGTATATGAAGGTCAGCTTATCGTAAAATATTTTTTTTGTTTCAATATCAGATAACTTTATGTCATAACGATATTTAGTAGGCTCATGCTTGTCTTCGTCAAATACAAAATCGAGAATGGCTATTGTGTAAACAGCTTTTAATTCATAATTCCAATCTGCTCTTTTTGCCTGCTCACGTATAGGGAAAGTTGAGTAATAGATAGTTCTGTCCTTGAAAAAATTCTGCTTGGTTTTTTGAAGCTCTACGATAAACTTTTCACCTCTTTCATTTTCGCAGTAAAGATCAAAGATGGCTTTCCTGTCCACCTCATTTGTTCCTAATTGTTCTCCTTTTAAATAGGTTAAGTCTTAAATTTCCCCTTGTTCTTCTTGCAAAAGCACATTTAAAAAGTCAAGAAGCAAGTCTTTGTTGGGTTCTTCCCCAAACAAACGCTTAAATCCATAATCGGTAAAAGGGTTTATATATTTTTCTGCAAAATCAGCCATTTTAACTAACTTTTTATAAAGATACTATTTTTTGAGGTCGACTGTTTCTTTTTCTTCTATAATGAGACGTAAGTTTGTGTATATGGAGTTTGTCAAGTCCTTTTCATGCGATAGCAAATAAAAGTAAAAAGGGTAAATGGTTGAACTAAACCCTGTTAAGGCTTAGGGAAGAGGGTATGAATCAATGCATGACTATTGAAATACCGCCCCTCAGATCTGTCAATTTTAGCAAGCAGATCCGTCTACTCATTGTTTTACAGTAGTATTTTATTTTCTAAATTAGTTATTGTCTGGAAACTCTTTGTTATACTGCTCAATCTGGGATTTTACAAACTCAATCCATCTTTGATCTTTAAACTCAAACCATTTTTGTCTGTATTGACCTGAGTTATCAATCTCCCATTTGAAGTTCCGAAATGGCTTGGGTTTATTCAGTGCATTAAAAAGTCTTTCCTGCAAATCTTGGTTTTCAACTGTCTCTACGAAATCGGCCATTATTTCGAAACTTTCGTGTGAGGTCATTTTCTCAAATTCGAAATAGTAACCCCAATTTTCCTCTACCTTGTCCATTTTCTCCTGCCATAGTTCCATGTCACAACCATACCAGCTACTATCGTCAAAATCCGGGATTGCTTCTATTTCACCAGTTTTCAGATGGTACAAACAACGCATTCCCATATTAAGATCTCCCGCTATTTCTTGTATTTGTATTTCCGATAATTTCATGTATTGTTGTCTTTTGTATAATGTTAATGGGTTTTAAGCCAGTGTCGGTTTGCTTTGTGCCATCAAAGGAGCACTCTGCAAGTTTTTTTAGCTGGCAGAGCCGTTTGCTAGATTAGTCCCAGTTTTTAATAGCATTTTACCCACTTTTCCAAGTCGCTATTAGGGTTAATTTTTTTTGCCACAGTAAAATCTTTACATGCTTCTTCTGTCTTTCCAATTTTATATAAAGCATGAGATCTATTGTAATAAGCTGCTTCATTCATTGAATCAATACTTATTACATAATTTAAATCGTTTATACAGCTATCGAAGTCCTTTAGCATTGCATAGTAAGTTGACCTCTCGACAAAGTATTCTAGTCTCTTGTCAATTTTAATTGCTTTATTTATATAAATTAAAGAAGAATCATATTCTCCAGCTGCACTATAAACAGTTGCAAGTAAATCATAAACATCATTATCCTCAGAATTGAGGAGTTCAGCTTTCTTTAAATAGTGGTAAGCATAATCATACTCTTCTAAATCATAGTAGAACAATCCTAAATTGAAACATGATTGAAATAAGTTAGGGTCTTTTTTATAAGCTAATAAGCCAACGGATACAGCAGAGTCAAACTTTTCATCCTTATAGTATGAGTCGGATAAATTAATTAATAGCTCTACGTTAGGGTCACAATTAGTTTTTGCGGATTCAAAATGAATAATTGCATTTTTATAATTTCCTAAGTTTTGATAACTTGCTCCAAGAAAAGC is from Cytophagaceae bacterium ABcell3 and encodes:
- a CDS encoding MBL fold metallo-hydrolase, which produces MELFVINTGFFKLDGGAMFGVVPKSLWNRFNPADENNLCTWAMRCLLLKEGNRLMLIDTGLGDKQDEKFFSHYYISGDSLETSLGNAGFHPDDITDVFLTHLHFDHVGGATMYDKDKTSIVPRFKNATYWSNEAHWNWAKYPNAREKASFLKENLEPLEKSGQLKFLKKGETPWEGMEILYVDGHTEQQMLPIIHYKGKVLAYVADLLPSLGHIPLPWIMSYDVRPLETLKEKKTFLDIAVENNYIVFFEHDPVHECCTLKVTEKGVRADKTFSLKEIL
- a CDS encoding outer membrane beta-barrel protein — encoded protein: MKSAFLSFLFIVTFYEFACAQRVALGFRIGAAYNMYRGSDWIAFRDFEGEGVTSTKIGPAAGIFVNSMLSEFFWIKTDFMYINRGFIHTVDHIRLQQNEHYIDAYPLSPTFHFRGFQFFAGPSISAFFFNSYQKYDSDAEKVKTDRRRDPHRRLLEFGLMTGIEYETDFGLNFGLRYVHPFTSMYNRINDISIHWYNQSLILSAGFSIGRDK
- a CDS encoding SLC13 family permease, encoding MDAIILAVIIAGALILFISEIIRVDVIALLIMSSLVATGVLSPAEAIEGFSNRATVTVLFMFILSAALLKTGALTQVGVFFARMFKKNYTIGLMTMMLFIAGVSAFINNTPVVALFIPILIQTAKEAKISSSKLLIPLSFASIFGGMCTLIGSSTNILVDGVARQHGEEGFTMFTLAPAGVTLLFAGMLYMMFAGRKLLPDRKDSDSNNYHLRDYIIEIELFEDARSSNKRIREAPLVTEYEMDILEVIRGEDVFSLPSGDFILKSGDILKVRSNVERLQKLKDKLKIKLHPPIKVSNYHFASKDTSLVELIITSNSRFESKTMQEVNFRQRYRAIPLAIKHREDILHDRLMDTKLRAGDIVLVEIKNNRLDKLKEEEFQQNQPFLLLTEHKTNSVNWKNFSIIAGCLLGIVLLSSFNIMHVLGGTLIAAAIIVITGCIPVKEIYDVVDWKVIVLLAGALSLGLAMEKTGLSTIVAGTVVESVGFLGPIAILSALYLLTSLLTEIMSNNASAALIAPIAISTAHHLEMSAMPFLIAVTLAASASFMTPVGYQTNTMIYGVGGYKFSDFTKVGIGLNLMFWILATIVIPLLYNM
- a CDS encoding acetyl-CoA carboxylase carboxyltransferase subunit alpha, whose product is MYLDFEKPIAELEAKLFDMKQLAEDNNVDVESAVKSLEEKINSLKKDTYENLTRWQRVQLSRHPDRPYTLDYIYDITDKFIELHGDRCVKDDKAMVGGIGEVGGQTVMLIGQQKGRNTKQRQMRNFGMANPDGYRKALRLMKIAEKFQIPIVTFIDTPGAFPGLEAEERGQGEAIARNLKEMFMLTVPVICIIIGEGASGGALGIAIGDKVLMLENTWYSVISPESCSSILWRSWDYKEQAAEALKLTANDMLKAGLIDGIIKEPLGGAHTDVAGMSHKMRQVVLDNIKELSALSPEERINNRIEKFGSMGVFVE
- a CDS encoding patatin-like phospholipase family protein, which encodes MTRTGLGLSGGGARGVAHLGVIQALEEVGVKPTLISGVSSGAIIGTLYACGMSPKEIFDTLVKTNLFRYLRPAWSKFGFLNMERFINIYEKYLPCTDFSQLKTKLVISATDIVEGKTVFFSEGPILEPLLASTCMPVLFAPMQYKGQLLIDGGVLNNLPVEPLLGYCDFIVGSHCNPTNRDFQTMSMKSMVERTFHLAVKMNVIDRIKYCDLFIEPLDLINYGIFEISKAEEIYKIGYDYTINMLRSSKDILQKYNF
- a CDS encoding UPF0158 family protein, whose translation is MKLSEIQIQEIAGDLNMGMRCLYHLKTGEIEAIPDFDDSSWYGCDMELWQEKMDKVEENWGYYFEFEKMTSHESFEIMADFVETVENQDLQERLFNALNKPKPFRNFKWEIDNSGQYRQKWFEFKDQRWIEFVKSQIEQYNKEFPDNN
- a CDS encoding tetratricopeptide repeat protein, whose amino-acid sequence is MKNLVIIILILFTSCINSDNKKYYKLGLYHFNNKDYLNALVFFKKVDSVYEHCNRNAFLGASYQNLGNYKNAIIHFESAKTNCDPNVELLINLSDSYYKDEKFDSAVSVGLLAYKKDPNLFQSCFNLGLFYYDLEEYDYAYHYLKKAELLNSEDNDVYDLLATVYSAAGEYDSSLIYINKAIKIDKRLEYFVERSTYYAMLKDFDSCINDLNYVISIDSMNEAAYYNRSHALYKIGKTEEACKDFTVAKKINPNSDLEKWVKCY